Proteins found in one Streptomyces sp. NBC_00461 genomic segment:
- a CDS encoding tRNA (adenine-N1)-methyltransferase — protein MSEPTGAARRRGPFKVGDQVQLTDPKGRHYTFTLEDGKNFHTHKGSFPHDELIGAPEGSVVRTTGNVAYLALRPLLPDYVLSMPRGAAVVYPKDAGQILAFADIFPGARVVEAGVGSGSLSSFLLRAIGDQGMLHSYERREDFAEIAQQNVERYFGGPHPAWQLTVGDLQDNLSDTDVDRVILDMLAPWECLEAVSKALVPGGIVCCYVATTTQLARTVESIREIGCFNEPTAWESMIRNWHIEGLAVRPDHRMIGHTGFLLTARRLADGVEPPMRRRRPAKGAYGEDYDGPNADGGGR, from the coding sequence ATGTCCGAACCGACCGGTGCCGCCCGCAGGCGCGGGCCCTTCAAGGTCGGGGACCAGGTTCAGCTGACCGACCCCAAGGGCCGCCACTACACGTTCACGCTCGAGGACGGGAAGAACTTCCACACCCACAAGGGTTCCTTCCCGCACGACGAACTGATCGGCGCTCCCGAGGGCAGCGTTGTCCGCACCACCGGGAACGTCGCCTACCTCGCGCTGCGCCCCCTGCTCCCCGACTACGTCCTGTCCATGCCCCGCGGCGCTGCCGTCGTCTACCCCAAGGACGCCGGGCAGATCCTCGCCTTCGCCGACATCTTCCCCGGCGCCCGCGTCGTCGAGGCCGGCGTCGGCTCCGGCTCGCTCAGCAGCTTCCTGCTGCGCGCCATCGGCGACCAGGGCATGCTCCACAGCTACGAGCGCCGCGAGGACTTCGCCGAGATCGCCCAGCAGAACGTCGAGCGCTACTTCGGCGGCCCGCACCCCGCCTGGCAGCTCACCGTCGGCGACCTCCAGGACAACCTCTCCGACACCGACGTCGACCGAGTCATCCTCGACATGCTCGCCCCCTGGGAATGCCTTGAGGCCGTCTCCAAGGCGCTCGTCCCCGGCGGCATCGTGTGCTGCTACGTCGCCACCACCACCCAGCTCGCCCGGACCGTCGAGTCCATCCGCGAGATCGGCTGCTTCAACGAGCCGACCGCCTGGGAGTCGATGATCCGCAACTGGCACATCGAGGGCCTGGCCGTCCGCCCCGACCACCGGATGATCGGCCACACCGGCTTCCTGCTCACCGCCCGCCGCCTCGCGGACGGCGTCGAGCCCCCCATGCGCCGCCGCCGCCCCGCCAAGGGCGCCTACGGCGAGGACTACGACGGCCCGAACGCCGACGGGGGCGGTCGCTGA
- the arc gene encoding proteasome ATPase — translation MAAHDDDMNRGIRPGRGSDDPAGQIAYLEQEIAVLRRKLADSPRHTRILEERIVELQTNLAGVSAQNERLANTLREARDQIVALKEEVDRLAQPPAGFGVFLTANEDGTADIFTGGRKLRVNVSPSVELEELRRGQEVMLNEALNVVEAMKYERVGDIVTLKEILEDGERALVLGHTDEERVVRLAEPLLDVNIRPGDALLLEPRSGYVYEIVPKSEVEELVLEEVPDIGYEQIGGLGGQIEAIRDAVELPYLYPDLFKEHELRPPKGVLLYGPPGCGKTLIAKAVANSLAKKVAEVTGQAAGKSFFLNIKGPELLNKYVGETERQIRLVFQRAREKASEGTPVIVFFDEMESLFRTRGSGVSSDVENTIVPQLLAEIDGVEGLQNVVVIGASNREDMIDPAILRPGRLDVKIKIERPDAEAAKDIFGKYLTERLPLHADDVGEHGGSKTTTVESMIQTAVEHMYAESEENRFLEVTYANGDKEVLYFKDFNSGAMIENIVGRAKKMAIKDFLDHNAKGLRVSHLLQACVDEFKENEDLPNTTNPDDWARISGKKGERIVYIRTLITGKQGADTGRSIDTVANTGQYL, via the coding sequence GTGGCAGCCCACGACGACGACATGAACCGCGGCATCCGCCCGGGACGCGGGTCCGACGACCCGGCCGGGCAGATTGCCTACCTTGAGCAGGAGATCGCCGTCCTGCGACGTAAGCTCGCCGACTCTCCGCGACACACGAGGATTCTCGAAGAGCGGATCGTCGAGCTGCAGACCAACCTGGCCGGCGTGTCCGCCCAGAACGAGCGACTCGCCAACACGCTCCGTGAGGCCCGCGACCAGATCGTGGCCCTCAAGGAGGAGGTCGACCGGCTCGCACAGCCACCGGCCGGCTTCGGAGTCTTCCTCACGGCGAACGAGGACGGCACGGCCGACATCTTCACCGGCGGCCGCAAGCTCCGGGTGAACGTCAGCCCGAGCGTCGAGCTCGAAGAGCTCCGACGCGGCCAGGAAGTGATGCTCAACGAAGCGCTCAACGTGGTCGAGGCCATGAAGTACGAGCGCGTCGGAGACATCGTCACCCTCAAGGAGATCCTCGAGGACGGCGAGCGCGCCCTGGTCCTCGGGCACACCGACGAGGAGCGGGTGGTACGGCTCGCCGAACCACTGCTGGACGTAAACATCCGTCCCGGCGACGCCCTGCTGCTCGAACCCCGTTCCGGCTACGTCTACGAGATCGTTCCCAAGAGCGAGGTCGAGGAACTCGTCCTCGAAGAAGTCCCCGACATCGGTTACGAGCAGATCGGCGGCCTCGGCGGCCAGATCGAGGCCATCCGCGACGCGGTCGAGCTGCCGTACCTCTACCCGGACCTGTTCAAGGAGCACGAACTGCGCCCGCCAAAGGGCGTCCTGCTCTACGGACCCCCCGGATGCGGAAAGACGCTCATCGCCAAGGCCGTCGCCAACTCGCTGGCCAAGAAGGTCGCCGAGGTCACCGGCCAGGCCGCCGGCAAGAGCTTCTTCCTCAACATCAAGGGCCCCGAGCTCCTGAACAAGTACGTCGGTGAGACGGAACGCCAGATCCGCCTCGTCTTCCAGCGAGCCCGGGAAAAGGCCAGCGAGGGCACCCCCGTCATCGTCTTCTTCGACGAGATGGAATCCCTCTTCCGCACCCGCGGCTCCGGCGTCAGCTCGGACGTGGAGAACACCATCGTCCCGCAGCTGCTCGCCGAGATCGACGGTGTCGAAGGCCTGCAGAACGTGGTCGTGATCGGCGCCTCCAACCGCGAGGACATGATCGACCCCGCCATCCTGCGCCCCGGCCGCCTGGACGTGAAGATCAAGATCGAGCGTCCCGACGCCGAGGCCGCCAAGGACATCTTCGGCAAGTACCTCACCGAGCGCCTCCCGCTCCACGCCGACGACGTCGGCGAACACGGCGGCAGCAAGACGACCACCGTCGAGAGCATGATCCAGACGGCCGTCGAGCACATGTACGCGGAATCCGAGGAAAACCGCTTCCTGGAGGTCACCTACGCCAACGGTGACAAGGAAGTCCTCTACTTCAAGGACTTCAACTCCGGCGCCATGATCGAGAACATCGTCGGCCGCGCCAAGAAGATGGCGATCAAGGACTTCCTCGACCACAACGCCAAGGGTCTCCGCGTCTCCCACCTCCTCCAGGCCTGCGTGGACGAGTTCAAGGAGAACGAGGACCTGCCCAACACCACCAACCCGGACGACTGGGCCCGAATCTCCGGAAAGAAGGGCGAACGGATCGTCTACATCCGTACCCTCATCACCGGAAAGCAGGGCGCCGACACCGGACGCTCCATCGACACGGTGGCGAACACCGGGCAGTACCTGTAA
- the dop gene encoding depupylase/deamidase Dop, which yields MTVRRVMGIETEYGISVPGHPNANAMLTSSQIVNAYAAAMHRARRARWDFEEENPLRDARGFDLAREAADSSQLTDEDIGLANVILTNGARLYVDHAHPEYSAPEVTNPRDAVLWDKAGERIMAEAAERAAALPGAQPIHLYKNNTDNKGASYGTHENYLMKRETPFSDIVRHLTPFFVSRQVVTGAGRVGIGQDGHEHGFQLSQRADYFEVEVGLETTLKRPIINTRDEPHADAEKYRRLHVIIGDANLSEISTYLKLGTTALVLSMIEDGFIAVDLAVDQPVRTLHQVSHDPTLQRLVTLRSGRTLTAVQLQMEYFELSRKYVEERFGSDADEQTKDVLARWEDTLNRLENDPMSLAGELDWVAKRELMEGYRRRDDLDWDAARLHLVDLQYADVRPEKGLYNRLAARGRMKRLLDENEVERARTKPPEDTRAYFRGRCLEQYADDVAAASWDSVIFDLPGRDSLQRVPTLEPLRGTRNHVKELLDRCRTAEDLVRVLSGG from the coding sequence ATGACCGTACGGCGAGTAATGGGCATCGAGACGGAGTACGGCATCTCCGTCCCCGGCCACCCGAACGCCAATGCCATGCTCACCTCGTCCCAGATCGTCAACGCCTACGCGGCGGCGATGCACAGGGCCCGCCGGGCCCGCTGGGACTTCGAGGAGGAGAATCCGCTGCGCGACGCACGGGGCTTCGACCTCGCCCGCGAGGCCGCCGACTCCAGCCAGCTCACCGACGAGGACATCGGCCTCGCCAACGTGATCCTCACCAACGGCGCGCGACTCTACGTCGACCACGCGCACCCCGAATACAGCGCCCCCGAAGTCACCAACCCCCGCGACGCCGTCCTCTGGGACAAGGCCGGCGAACGCATCATGGCCGAGGCCGCCGAGCGCGCCGCGGCACTCCCCGGCGCCCAGCCGATCCACCTCTACAAGAACAACACCGACAACAAAGGCGCCTCCTACGGCACGCACGAGAACTACCTGATGAAGCGGGAGACTCCCTTCTCGGACATCGTGCGCCACCTCACGCCCTTCTTCGTCTCCCGCCAGGTCGTCACCGGAGCCGGCCGCGTCGGCATCGGCCAGGACGGACACGAGCACGGCTTCCAGCTCAGCCAGCGCGCCGACTACTTCGAGGTCGAGGTAGGCCTCGAGACGACCCTCAAGCGCCCGATCATCAACACCCGCGACGAGCCGCACGCCGACGCGGAGAAGTACCGCCGCCTGCACGTGATCATCGGCGACGCGAACCTCTCCGAGATCTCGACCTACCTCAAACTGGGCACGACCGCGCTCGTCCTGTCCATGATCGAGGACGGCTTCATCGCCGTCGACCTGGCCGTGGACCAGCCCGTCCGCACCCTCCACCAGGTCTCCCACGATCCGACGCTGCAGCGCCTGGTCACGCTCCGCAGCGGCCGCACACTCACCGCGGTCCAGCTCCAGATGGAGTACTTCGAACTGTCACGCAAGTACGTGGAAGAGCGCTTCGGCTCCGACGCGGACGAGCAGACCAAGGACGTCCTGGCCCGCTGGGAGGACACCCTCAACCGCCTGGAGAACGACCCCATGAGCCTCGCCGGCGAGCTGGACTGGGTCGCCAAGCGCGAGCTCATGGAGGGCTACCGCCGCCGCGACGACCTCGACTGGGACGCCGCCCGACTGCACCTCGTGGATCTCCAGTACGCCGACGTACGCCCCGAAAAGGGCCTCTACAACCGTCTGGCGGCCCGAGGCCGGATGAAGCGCCTGCTGGACGAGAACGAAGTCGAGCGGGCCCGTACGAAGCCGCCGGAGGACACGCGCGCGTACTTCCGCGGGCGCTGCCTGGAGCAGTACGCGGACGACGTCGCGGCGGCCTCCTGGGACTCCGTGATCTTCGACCTCCCGGGCCGGGACTCGCTCCAGCGTGTCCCAACCCTCGAACCGCTTCGCGGAACGCGAAATCACGTCAAGGAGCTCCTGGACCGGTGCCGCACCGCGGAAGACCTGGTCAGGGTGCTGTCGGGCGGCTGA
- a CDS encoding site-2 protease family protein, with the protein MDESGGSGQPRSGTDEPAEHHAGSATPAAPTPTPADEQPTKATEGDDGGPTEGEAADRAGPDGAAPEANPTDNPRHSPTHSPTGKTPVDNASASHDPAGNSSTDDDPTVDTIGTDGHPGTHTPAHGDRTLAHSSTSKNPPPQRPESPRGGLLMGRPFGVPVYVAPSWFLVAALITWVFGGQLDRVLPELGAARYLVSLFFAVAFYASVLIHELAHTVAALRFKLPVRRIQLQFFGGVSEIEKEAETPGREFVLAFVGPLLSLVLAGLFYVALQPVEPGTVPGVLLAGLMISNLIVAVFNLLPGLPLDGGRMLRAVVWKITGRPMSGTIAAAWVGRALAVSVLIGLPLLTQSGALGSTAEDSVGMDTVTDALLAAILAAIIWTGAGNSLRMARLREHLPELRARNLTRRAVPVETNTPLSEALRRANAAGARALVIVDPEGNPLSLVREAAIVGVPEHRRPWVAVSGLAQDLTDGMRVSAELAGEDLLDVLRATPATEYLVVEETGEIYGVLSAADVERAFVKAMARPS; encoded by the coding sequence GTGGACGAGAGCGGCGGGAGCGGGCAGCCGCGGTCCGGCACGGACGAGCCGGCCGAGCACCACGCGGGGTCCGCGACCCCGGCCGCCCCCACACCCACCCCGGCCGACGAACAGCCCACGAAGGCCACCGAGGGCGACGACGGCGGCCCCACCGAAGGCGAAGCCGCCGACCGGGCCGGGCCCGACGGCGCAGCCCCGGAAGCGAACCCCACGGACAACCCCAGGCACAGCCCCACGCACAGCCCCACGGGCAAGACCCCCGTGGACAACGCCTCCGCGAGTCACGACCCGGCGGGGAACAGCTCAACGGACGACGACCCCACCGTCGACACCATCGGCACCGACGGCCACCCGGGCACCCACACCCCCGCCCACGGCGACCGCACCCTCGCCCACTCCAGCACCTCCAAGAACCCCCCGCCTCAGCGCCCCGAATCCCCCCGAGGCGGCCTCCTCATGGGCCGGCCCTTCGGCGTGCCCGTCTACGTGGCGCCCAGCTGGTTCCTCGTCGCCGCCCTGATCACCTGGGTCTTCGGCGGCCAGCTCGACCGCGTGCTGCCCGAACTCGGCGCCGCCCGCTACCTCGTCTCCCTCTTCTTCGCGGTCGCCTTCTACGCCTCCGTCCTCATCCACGAACTGGCCCACACCGTCGCCGCCCTGCGCTTCAAACTCCCGGTCCGCCGCATCCAACTCCAGTTCTTCGGCGGCGTCTCCGAGATCGAGAAGGAAGCCGAGACCCCCGGCCGCGAGTTCGTCCTGGCCTTCGTCGGCCCCCTGCTCTCCCTCGTCCTCGCAGGCCTCTTCTACGTCGCCCTGCAGCCCGTCGAGCCCGGCACCGTCCCCGGCGTCCTGCTGGCCGGCCTGATGATCTCCAACCTCATCGTGGCCGTCTTCAACCTCCTGCCCGGCCTGCCCCTCGACGGCGGCCGCATGCTCCGCGCGGTCGTCTGGAAGATCACCGGACGCCCGATGAGCGGCACCATCGCCGCCGCCTGGGTCGGCCGCGCCCTCGCCGTCTCCGTCCTCATCGGCCTCCCGCTGCTCACCCAGTCCGGCGCCCTCGGCTCCACCGCCGAGGACAGCGTCGGCATGGACACCGTCACCGACGCCCTGCTCGCCGCGATCCTCGCCGCGATCATCTGGACCGGCGCCGGCAACAGCCTCCGTATGGCCCGGCTCCGGGAACACCTGCCGGAACTGCGCGCCCGCAACCTCACCCGCCGCGCCGTCCCCGTGGAGACGAACACCCCGCTCTCCGAGGCGCTGCGCCGCGCCAACGCCGCCGGGGCCCGAGCACTGGTCATCGTCGACCCCGAGGGCAACCCCCTCTCCCTCGTCCGCGAGGCCGCCATCGTCGGCGTACCCGAGCACCGCCGCCCCTGGGTCGCCGTCAGCGGCCTCGCCCAGGACCTCACCGACGGCATGCGCGTCTCCGCGGAACTCGCGGGGGAGGACCTCCTCGACGTCCTGCGAGCGACCCCGGCCACCGAGTACCTGGTGGTCGAGGAGACCGGCGAGATCTACGGCGTCCTGTCCGCCGCCGACGTCGAGCGCGCCTTCGTGAAGGCCATGGCCAGGCCGTCCTAG
- a CDS encoding ferredoxin, which translates to MSVQQEAGAGGEALEVWIDQALCTGDGICAQYAPEVFELDIDGLAYVKSADDELLQAEGATTAVPLPLLMDVVDSAKECPGDCIHVRRVSDRVEVYGPDAE; encoded by the coding sequence ATGAGCGTGCAGCAGGAGGCCGGGGCCGGCGGTGAGGCGCTGGAGGTCTGGATCGATCAGGCGCTGTGTACCGGTGACGGCATCTGTGCCCAGTACGCGCCCGAGGTGTTCGAGCTGGACATCGACGGGCTGGCGTACGTGAAGAGCGCGGACGACGAGCTGTTGCAGGCCGAGGGGGCGACAACGGCCGTGCCGCTGCCGCTCCTCATGGACGTGGTGGACTCGGCCAAGGAGTGTCCGGGCGACTGCATCCATGTGCGGCGGGTTTCGGACAGGGTCGAGGTATACGGCCCGGACGCCGAGTGA